One Agelaius phoeniceus isolate bAgePho1 chromosome 8, bAgePho1.hap1, whole genome shotgun sequence genomic region harbors:
- the ZNF644 gene encoding zinc finger protein 644 isoform X1, translating into MDDLETNTEVTGAKEEEILCDDNFVSEEEGGIPKPEESDTSFQNNTLTLTEELSRDRSEKALSGGQASLFIHTGAPTVSSENFMLSRGTAVNGPVSHSTSTKTSIMNKGSVSLTTGQPGGHLADSCSTLTVVHDLQLPAKSTTQKSNQHQVLFLLPDVAHAKNLTHSIKNLPTSASIGCDSQKTVGNSVDSTLVDQVEVCEDDKNLLLKDDCVDTLTSISSGTGGFGSGCDPSWDPQKEFIQFLMTNEETIEKSPIHCKVGLEKKRKRKMDVSKITRYTEDCFDDTSCIPSKSKLLNVEFLEQNEELQIVEPQKYSLSKVKPESTDEELETVDGIQQLIYSPTSNCAEDTSPVHTSTFLSNTLKNKCEENDSEPPSTFSTDEPSFYPCTKCNVNFREKKHLHRHMMYHLDGNSHFRHLNVPRPYACRECGRTFRDRNSLLKHMIIHQERRQKLMEEIRELKELQDEGRSARLQCPQCVFGTNCPKTFVQHAKTHEKDKRYYCCEECNFMAVTENELECHRGIAHGAVVKCSIIGSDLSQRKTQKKASLKDPYLGSSRKSSTYMCKLCPFATSARSILKKHMAYLHSGSCLDPFGSHLRQEKRKGSIIEESLDFRSRTKQLIKHSSTFPKNSALKQDVKRSFGSTSQSSNFAKLHKRPYRIQKARKSVSQSSVSVCNLNSTNKNFFIRNSIDQKRKCFHQAAKQKASAKKSNLYRHKYENYRIIKKSSDSYPLHLKKEESKSVSALHLFSSPSNDCFVMDSNSLDCKRAEGCKDHRHVAVKRVVKESKREGSVTGDDLDCYPDFLHKMTVVVLQKLNSAEKKDSYETEDESSWDNVELCDYTTQSVEDESYSDINQEHVNLFPIFKGKMEDNEAGDRSSLGYEQNDGFYFEYYEDAEGSNFLHDLHDPQNLENVGSALPKHNSVFHWTDLSLEKKSCPYCPATFETGVGLSNHVRGHLHRAGLSYEARHVVSPEQIATSDKMQHFKRAGTGTPVKRVRKAIEKSETSSEHTCQLCGGWFDTKIGLSNHVRGHLKRLGKTKWDAHKSPICVLNEMMQNEEKYEKILKALNSRRIIPRPFVAQKFASNDDFLSQNVIPLEAYHNGLKTEDISVSASEEEGLSFLNECDETKAVLHDEKRNQSLTLIELLKNKRLGEERNPDISPQKIHNQTARKRFVQKCVLPLNEDSPLMYQPQKMDLTMQSALDCKQKKSRSRSGSKKKMLPLPHSADEVYILRCRFCGLVFRGPLSVQEDWIKHLQRHIVNANLPRTGAGMVEVTSLLKKPASITETSFSLLMAEAAS; encoded by the exons ATGGATGATTTAGAGACAAATACCGAAGTCACTGGTGCtaaagaagaagaaatcctATGTGATGATAATTTTGTATCTGAGGAAGAAGGTGGCATTCCCAAACCAGAAGAGAGTGACACATCATTTCAGAACAATACATTGACTCTGACTGAGGAGCTGTCAAGGGACAGATCTGAAAAAGCCTTAAGTGGAGGCCAGGCTTCTCTATTTATACACACTGGTGCTCCTACTGTTTCTAGTGAAAACTTTATGTTGTCTAGAGGAACTGCTGTTAATGGACCAGTTTCACACTCCACCTCAACAAAGACTTCCATTATGAATAAAGGCAGCGTTTCATTAACCACTGGACAGCCTGGAGGTCATCTTGCAGATTCCTGCTCAACTTTGACAGTGGTTCATGATCTGCAGCTGCCTGCGAAGAGTACAACACAGAAATCCAATCAGCaccaggttttatttttgttaccTGATGTAGCACATGCTAAGAACCTGACTCATTCCATTAAAAATCTACCTACCTCTGCTTCAATTGGTTGTGATTCACAGAAAACAGTAGGAAATAGTGTAGATAGCACTTTAGTAGACCAAGTAGAAGTTTGTGAGGATGATAAAAATTTACTATTAAAAGATGATTGTGTCGATACATTAACAAGCATTTCCTCAGGTACAGGTGGCTTTGGATCGGGATGTGATCCCAGCTGGGATCCACAGAAAGAGTTTATACAGTTTCTTATGACTAATGAAGAAACAATAGAGAAGTCTCCCATTCACTGTAAGGTAGGGCTAGAAAAGAAGCGAAAAAGGAAAATGGATGTTAGTAAAATAACACGCTATACTGAAGACTGTTTTGATGATACCAGTTGTATTCCTAGTAAATCAAAACTGTTAAATGTTGAATTCTTAGAGCAGAATGAGGAGCTACAAATAGTAGAACCACAGAAATACTCGTTGAGTAAAGTAAAGCCTGAATCTACAGATGAAGAGCTGGAAACTGTTGATGGTATCCAGCAGCTCATTTATAGTCCCACTAGTAACTGTGCAGAAGATACTTCTCCTGTTCACACTAGCACTTTTCTATCCAATactttgaaaaacaaatgtgAAGAGAATGATTCTGAACCACCATCTACTTTCAGTACTGATGAACCATCGTTTTATCCCTGTACAAAGTGCAATGTGAATTTTAGAGAGAAGAAACATCTGCATAGGCATATGATGTACCATTTAGATGGGAACAGTCATTTCCGACATCTCAATGTCCCCAGGCCCTATGCGTGTAGGGAATGCGGAAGGACATTCCGAGATCGTAATTCCCTTCTTAAACATATGATAATTCACCAGGAAAGAAGGCAGAAACTGATGGAAGAAATCCGTGAGCTGAAAGAACTTCAGGATGAGGGTAGGAGTGCACGGTTACAATGCCCACAGTGTGTATTTGGTACCAATTGTCCCAAAACGTTTGTGCAGCATGCAAAGACCCatgaaaaagataaaagatATTACTGTTGTGAGGAATGCAATTTCATGGCTGTGACAGAAAATGAACTGGAATGCCATCGAGGGATCGCTCATGGAGCAGTAGTCAAATGTTCAATTATTGGTAGTGACTTGTCCCAGAGAAAAACTCAGAAAAAGGCATCCTTGAAAGATCCTTATTTAGGATCCTCAAGAAAGTCATCGACCTATATGTGTAAGCTGTGTCCATTTGCTACTTCAGCtagaagcattttaaaaaaacacatgGCATATTTGCATTCAGGATCATGCCTTGATCCCTTTGGTAGCCATCTTAgacaagagaaaagaaaaggcagtATAATAGAAGAATCTTTAGATTTTCGTAGCAGGACAAAACAGTTGATCAAACATTCTTCTACTTTTCCAAAGAACTCTGCTTTAAAACAGGATGTAAAAAGATCATTTGGCTCTACTTCACAATCCAGTAACTTCGCAAAACTTCACAAGAGACCCTACAGGATACAGAAGGCTCGGAAAAGCGTTTCACAGTCATCTGTAAGTGTGTGCAATCTAAATTCTACAAACAAGAACTTTTTTATTAGAAATAGCATTGACCAAAAACGTAAATGTTTTCATcaagcagcaaagcagaaagctaGTGccaaaaaaagtaatttatatAGACACAAATATGAAAACTACAGGATTATTAAAAAATCTAGTGACTCTTACcctttgcatttaaaaaaggaagagtCCAAATCTGTCAGTgctttacatttattttcttcaccAAGTAATGATTGTTTTGTCATGGATTCAAATAGCCTTGATTGCAAAAGGGCAGAAGGCTGTAAAGATCATAGGCATGTAGCTGTAAAAAGAGTGGTTAAAGAATCCAAGAGGGAAGGCTCTGTTACAGGAGATGATTTGGATTGCTATCCAGATTTTCTGCATAAAATGACTGTTGTTGTTTTACAGAAACTAAactctgctgaaaaaaaagacaGCTATGAAACGGAGGATGAAAGTTCATGGGATAATGTTGAACTATGTGATTACACTACACAGTCTGTGGAGGATGAATCTTACAGTGATATTAATCAGGAGCATGTAAACCTATTCCCCATATTCAAAGGTAAAATGGAAGATAATGAAGCTGGTGATAGATCTTCACTTGGTTATGAGCAGAATGATGGCTTTTATTTTGAGTATTACGAAGATGCTGAGGGTAGTAACTTCTTGCATGATTTGCATGATCCTCAGAATTTAGAAAATGTAGGATCAGCATTGCCAAAGCATAATTCAGTTTTCCACTGGACTGATTTGTCGCTTGAAAAGAAATCGTGCCCATATTGTCCAGCAACCTTTGAAACAGGTGTTGGTTTGTCCAATCATGTCAGAGGACATCTTCACAGAGCTGGACTAAGCTACGAAGCCCGTCATGTTGTTTCACCAGAACAAATAGCAACAAGTgacaaaatgcagcattttaaaagaGCTGGAACAGGGACTCCAGTTAAACGTGTTAGAAAAG cGATTGAGAAATCTGAAACTTCCTCTGAGCATACATGTCAGCTGTGTGGTGGCTGGTTCGATACCAAAATTGGATTGTCTAATCATGTGCGAGGACACCTGAAGAGGCTTGGCAAAACCAAGTGGGACGCACACAAGTCTCCCATCTGTGTTCTGAATGAGATGATGCAAAATGAAGAGAAGTATGAAAAAATCCTAAAGGCTTTGAACAGTCGCCGTATTATTCCCAGACCATTTGTTGCTCAGAAATTTGCATCAAATGATGACTTTTTATCTCAGAATGTTATACCTCTTGAAGCATACCATAATGGCTTAAAGACTGAAGATATATCTGTGTCTGCATCGGAGGAAGAAGGGCTGAGTTTCCTAAATGAATGTGATGAAACAAAAGCAGTACTGCatgatgaaaaaagaaatcagtcaCTTACACTGATAGAACTCCTGAAAAACAAGAGGTTAGGAGAAGAGAGGAATCCTGATATTTCCCCTCAAAAGATTCATAATCAAACTGCAAGAAAGAGGTTTGTTCAGAAATGTGTTCTTCCATTAAATGAAGACAGTCCATTGATGTATCAGCCACAAAAAATGGACTTGACTATGCAGTCAG
- the ZNF644 gene encoding zinc finger protein 644 isoform X2 — translation MDDLETNTEVTGAKEEEILCDDNFVSEEEGGIPKPEESDTSFQNNTLTLTEELSRDRSEKALSGGQASLFIHTGAPTVSSENFMLSRGTAVNGPVSHSTSTKTSIMNKGSVSLTTGQPGGHLADSCSTLTVVHDLQLPAKSTTQKSNQHQVLFLLPDVAHAKNLTHSIKNLPTSASIGCDSQKTVGNSVDSTLVDQVEVCEDDKNLLLKDDCVDTLTSISSGTGGFGSGCDPSWDPQKEFIQFLMTNEETIEKSPIHCKVGLEKKRKRKMDVSKITRYTEDCFDDTSCIPSKSKLLNVEFLEQNEELQIVEPQKYSLSKVKPESTDEELETVDGIQQLIYSPTSNCAEDTSPVHTSTFLSNTLKNKCEENDSEPPSTFSTDEPSFYPCTKCNVNFREKKHLHRHMMYHLDGNSHFRHLNVPRPYACRECGRTFRDRNSLLKHMIIHQERRQKLMEEIRELKELQDEGRSARLQCPQCVFGTNCPKTFVQHAKTHEKDKRYYCCEECNFMAVTENELECHRGIAHGAVVKCSIIGSDLSQRKTQKKASLKDPYLGSSRKSSTYMCKLCPFATSARSILKKHMAYLHSGSCLDPFGSHLRQEKRKGSIIEESLDFRSRTKQLIKHSSTFPKNSALKQDVKRSFGSTSQSSNFAKLHKRPYRIQKARKSVSQSSKLNSAEKKDSYETEDESSWDNVELCDYTTQSVEDESYSDINQEHVNLFPIFKGKMEDNEAGDRSSLGYEQNDGFYFEYYEDAEGSNFLHDLHDPQNLENVGSALPKHNSVFHWTDLSLEKKSCPYCPATFETGVGLSNHVRGHLHRAGLSYEARHVVSPEQIATSDKMQHFKRAGTGTPVKRVRKAIEKSETSSEHTCQLCGGWFDTKIGLSNHVRGHLKRLGKTKWDAHKSPICVLNEMMQNEEKYEKILKALNSRRIIPRPFVAQKFASNDDFLSQNVIPLEAYHNGLKTEDISVSASEEEGLSFLNECDETKAVLHDEKRNQSLTLIELLKNKRLGEERNPDISPQKIHNQTARKRFVQKCVLPLNEDSPLMYQPQKMDLTMQSGMPVKLRTCVHCNTTFTSAVSLSNHLRAYARKKSAGLLTGTALDCKQKKSRSRSGSKKKMLPLPHSADEVYILRCRFCGLVFRGPLSVQEDWIKHLQRHIVNANLPRTGAGMVEVTSLLKKPASITETSFSLLMAEAAS, via the exons ATGGATGATTTAGAGACAAATACCGAAGTCACTGGTGCtaaagaagaagaaatcctATGTGATGATAATTTTGTATCTGAGGAAGAAGGTGGCATTCCCAAACCAGAAGAGAGTGACACATCATTTCAGAACAATACATTGACTCTGACTGAGGAGCTGTCAAGGGACAGATCTGAAAAAGCCTTAAGTGGAGGCCAGGCTTCTCTATTTATACACACTGGTGCTCCTACTGTTTCTAGTGAAAACTTTATGTTGTCTAGAGGAACTGCTGTTAATGGACCAGTTTCACACTCCACCTCAACAAAGACTTCCATTATGAATAAAGGCAGCGTTTCATTAACCACTGGACAGCCTGGAGGTCATCTTGCAGATTCCTGCTCAACTTTGACAGTGGTTCATGATCTGCAGCTGCCTGCGAAGAGTACAACACAGAAATCCAATCAGCaccaggttttatttttgttaccTGATGTAGCACATGCTAAGAACCTGACTCATTCCATTAAAAATCTACCTACCTCTGCTTCAATTGGTTGTGATTCACAGAAAACAGTAGGAAATAGTGTAGATAGCACTTTAGTAGACCAAGTAGAAGTTTGTGAGGATGATAAAAATTTACTATTAAAAGATGATTGTGTCGATACATTAACAAGCATTTCCTCAGGTACAGGTGGCTTTGGATCGGGATGTGATCCCAGCTGGGATCCACAGAAAGAGTTTATACAGTTTCTTATGACTAATGAAGAAACAATAGAGAAGTCTCCCATTCACTGTAAGGTAGGGCTAGAAAAGAAGCGAAAAAGGAAAATGGATGTTAGTAAAATAACACGCTATACTGAAGACTGTTTTGATGATACCAGTTGTATTCCTAGTAAATCAAAACTGTTAAATGTTGAATTCTTAGAGCAGAATGAGGAGCTACAAATAGTAGAACCACAGAAATACTCGTTGAGTAAAGTAAAGCCTGAATCTACAGATGAAGAGCTGGAAACTGTTGATGGTATCCAGCAGCTCATTTATAGTCCCACTAGTAACTGTGCAGAAGATACTTCTCCTGTTCACACTAGCACTTTTCTATCCAATactttgaaaaacaaatgtgAAGAGAATGATTCTGAACCACCATCTACTTTCAGTACTGATGAACCATCGTTTTATCCCTGTACAAAGTGCAATGTGAATTTTAGAGAGAAGAAACATCTGCATAGGCATATGATGTACCATTTAGATGGGAACAGTCATTTCCGACATCTCAATGTCCCCAGGCCCTATGCGTGTAGGGAATGCGGAAGGACATTCCGAGATCGTAATTCCCTTCTTAAACATATGATAATTCACCAGGAAAGAAGGCAGAAACTGATGGAAGAAATCCGTGAGCTGAAAGAACTTCAGGATGAGGGTAGGAGTGCACGGTTACAATGCCCACAGTGTGTATTTGGTACCAATTGTCCCAAAACGTTTGTGCAGCATGCAAAGACCCatgaaaaagataaaagatATTACTGTTGTGAGGAATGCAATTTCATGGCTGTGACAGAAAATGAACTGGAATGCCATCGAGGGATCGCTCATGGAGCAGTAGTCAAATGTTCAATTATTGGTAGTGACTTGTCCCAGAGAAAAACTCAGAAAAAGGCATCCTTGAAAGATCCTTATTTAGGATCCTCAAGAAAGTCATCGACCTATATGTGTAAGCTGTGTCCATTTGCTACTTCAGCtagaagcattttaaaaaaacacatgGCATATTTGCATTCAGGATCATGCCTTGATCCCTTTGGTAGCCATCTTAgacaagagaaaagaaaaggcagtATAATAGAAGAATCTTTAGATTTTCGTAGCAGGACAAAACAGTTGATCAAACATTCTTCTACTTTTCCAAAGAACTCTGCTTTAAAACAGGATGTAAAAAGATCATTTGGCTCTACTTCACAATCCAGTAACTTCGCAAAACTTCACAAGAGACCCTACAGGATACAGAAGGCTCGGAAAAGCGTTTCACAGTCATCT AAACTAAactctgctgaaaaaaaagacaGCTATGAAACGGAGGATGAAAGTTCATGGGATAATGTTGAACTATGTGATTACACTACACAGTCTGTGGAGGATGAATCTTACAGTGATATTAATCAGGAGCATGTAAACCTATTCCCCATATTCAAAGGTAAAATGGAAGATAATGAAGCTGGTGATAGATCTTCACTTGGTTATGAGCAGAATGATGGCTTTTATTTTGAGTATTACGAAGATGCTGAGGGTAGTAACTTCTTGCATGATTTGCATGATCCTCAGAATTTAGAAAATGTAGGATCAGCATTGCCAAAGCATAATTCAGTTTTCCACTGGACTGATTTGTCGCTTGAAAAGAAATCGTGCCCATATTGTCCAGCAACCTTTGAAACAGGTGTTGGTTTGTCCAATCATGTCAGAGGACATCTTCACAGAGCTGGACTAAGCTACGAAGCCCGTCATGTTGTTTCACCAGAACAAATAGCAACAAGTgacaaaatgcagcattttaaaagaGCTGGAACAGGGACTCCAGTTAAACGTGTTAGAAAAG cGATTGAGAAATCTGAAACTTCCTCTGAGCATACATGTCAGCTGTGTGGTGGCTGGTTCGATACCAAAATTGGATTGTCTAATCATGTGCGAGGACACCTGAAGAGGCTTGGCAAAACCAAGTGGGACGCACACAAGTCTCCCATCTGTGTTCTGAATGAGATGATGCAAAATGAAGAGAAGTATGAAAAAATCCTAAAGGCTTTGAACAGTCGCCGTATTATTCCCAGACCATTTGTTGCTCAGAAATTTGCATCAAATGATGACTTTTTATCTCAGAATGTTATACCTCTTGAAGCATACCATAATGGCTTAAAGACTGAAGATATATCTGTGTCTGCATCGGAGGAAGAAGGGCTGAGTTTCCTAAATGAATGTGATGAAACAAAAGCAGTACTGCatgatgaaaaaagaaatcagtcaCTTACACTGATAGAACTCCTGAAAAACAAGAGGTTAGGAGAAGAGAGGAATCCTGATATTTCCCCTCAAAAGATTCATAATCAAACTGCAAGAAAGAGGTTTGTTCAGAAATGTGTTCTTCCATTAAATGAAGACAGTCCATTGATGTATCAGCCACAAAAAATGGACTTGACTATGCAGTCAG GTATGCCTGTGAAGCTTAGAACGTGTGTGCATTGCAATACGACGTTTACAAGTGCTGTTAGCCTGTCCAACCACTTACGCGCTTATGCACGAAAGAAGAGTGCTGGACTTTTGACTGGGACAG